The Oncorhynchus tshawytscha isolate Ot180627B linkage group LG32, Otsh_v2.0, whole genome shotgun sequence genome includes a region encoding these proteins:
- the LOC112230418 gene encoding serine/arginine-rich splicing factor 7 isoform X1 produces the protein MSRHGRNGGDAKVYVGNLGTGAGKGELERAFGYYGPLRTVWIARNPPGFAFVEFEDTRDAEDAVRGLDGKLISGSRVRVELSTGMPRRSRYERAPTNRPFDSNDKCYECGERGHYAYDCHRYSRRRRSRSRSHSRSGGRRYSRSRSRDRGRRSRSFSPRRSRSPRRSRALTPKRSRSRSKSRSRSRSLSRAKTRSGSPTRRYAEVLSLTPIFFPPFSSLNELWNSLTMHDKQQNQTMKMLSIHTV, from the exons ATGTCAAGACACGGTCGAAACGGAGGAG ACGCTAAGGTTTACGTCGGTAACCTGGGCACTGGTGCAGGGAAAGGAGAGCTAGAGCGGGCGTTTGGGTATTACGGACCCTTGAGAACAGTGTGGATTGCTAGGAACCCCCCAGGGTTTGCCTTTGTGGAGTTTGAAGACACCCGGGATGCAGAAGATGCGGTCCGTGGCCTTGACGGCAA GTTAATTTCTGGATCTCGAGTTCGAGTTGAATTATCTACAGGGATGCCGCGGCGATCTCGGTACGAGCGTGCGCCCACCAACCGGCCCTTTGACTCCAACGACAAGTGCTATGAGTGTGGTGAGCGGGGGCACTATGCCTATGACTGCCACCGCTACAGTCGACGCAGGAGGAGCAG GTCCCGGTCTCACTCCAGGTCCGGTGGGAGGAGGTACTCTCGCTCTCGCAGCCGGGACCGTGGCAGGAG ATCGAGATCCTTCTCTCCACGCCGCTCTCGTTCTCCTAGAAGATCGAGAGCCCTTACCCCCAAGAGATCAAG ATCTCGGTCAAAGTCCAGATCAAGGTCTAGGTCACTTTCTCGTGCAAAGACCAG GTCTGGTTCCCCCACGAGGAGGTATGCAGAAGTATTGAGTCTGACCCCAATTTTCTTCCCACCATTCTCCTCTCTAAACGAGCTATGGAACAGTTTGACAATGCATGATAAGCAGCAAAACCAGACAATGAAAATGTTGTCTATCCATACAGTTTAA
- the LOC112230418 gene encoding serine/arginine-rich splicing factor 7 isoform X2, translated as MSRHGRNGGDAKVYVGNLGTGAGKGELERAFGYYGPLRTVWIARNPPGFAFVEFEDTRDAEDAVRGLDGKLISGSRVRVELSTGMPRRSRYERAPTNRPFDSNDKCYECGERGHYAYDCHRYSRRRRSRSRSHSRSGGRRYSRSRSRDRGRRSRSFSPRRSRSPRRSRALTPKRSRSRSKSRSRSRSLSRAKTRSGSPTRSHSTSRSPRRGDSSERDD; from the exons ATGTCAAGACACGGTCGAAACGGAGGAG ACGCTAAGGTTTACGTCGGTAACCTGGGCACTGGTGCAGGGAAAGGAGAGCTAGAGCGGGCGTTTGGGTATTACGGACCCTTGAGAACAGTGTGGATTGCTAGGAACCCCCCAGGGTTTGCCTTTGTGGAGTTTGAAGACACCCGGGATGCAGAAGATGCGGTCCGTGGCCTTGACGGCAA GTTAATTTCTGGATCTCGAGTTCGAGTTGAATTATCTACAGGGATGCCGCGGCGATCTCGGTACGAGCGTGCGCCCACCAACCGGCCCTTTGACTCCAACGACAAGTGCTATGAGTGTGGTGAGCGGGGGCACTATGCCTATGACTGCCACCGCTACAGTCGACGCAGGAGGAGCAG GTCCCGGTCTCACTCCAGGTCCGGTGGGAGGAGGTACTCTCGCTCTCGCAGCCGGGACCGTGGCAGGAG ATCGAGATCCTTCTCTCCACGCCGCTCTCGTTCTCCTAGAAGATCGAGAGCCCTTACCCCCAAGAGATCAAG ATCTCGGTCAAAGTCCAGATCAAGGTCTAGGTCACTTTCTCGTGCAAAGACCAG GTCTGGTTCCCCCACGAGGAG cCACTCTACCTCGAGGAGTCCTCGTCGAGGTGACAGCTCGGAGAGAGACGACTGA
- the LOC112230418 gene encoding serine/arginine-rich splicing factor 7 isoform X3, with protein sequence MSRHGRNGGDAKVYVGNLGTGAGKGELERAFGYYGPLRTVWIARNPPGFAFVEFEDTRDAEDAVRGLDGKLISGSRVRVELSTGMPRRSRYERAPTNRPFDSNDKCYECGERGHYAYDCHRYSRRRRSRSRSHSRSGGRRYSRSRSRDRGRRSRSFSPRRSRSPRRSRALTPKRSRSRSKSRSRSRSLSRAKTSHSTSRSPRRGDSSERDD encoded by the exons ATGTCAAGACACGGTCGAAACGGAGGAG ACGCTAAGGTTTACGTCGGTAACCTGGGCACTGGTGCAGGGAAAGGAGAGCTAGAGCGGGCGTTTGGGTATTACGGACCCTTGAGAACAGTGTGGATTGCTAGGAACCCCCCAGGGTTTGCCTTTGTGGAGTTTGAAGACACCCGGGATGCAGAAGATGCGGTCCGTGGCCTTGACGGCAA GTTAATTTCTGGATCTCGAGTTCGAGTTGAATTATCTACAGGGATGCCGCGGCGATCTCGGTACGAGCGTGCGCCCACCAACCGGCCCTTTGACTCCAACGACAAGTGCTATGAGTGTGGTGAGCGGGGGCACTATGCCTATGACTGCCACCGCTACAGTCGACGCAGGAGGAGCAG GTCCCGGTCTCACTCCAGGTCCGGTGGGAGGAGGTACTCTCGCTCTCGCAGCCGGGACCGTGGCAGGAG ATCGAGATCCTTCTCTCCACGCCGCTCTCGTTCTCCTAGAAGATCGAGAGCCCTTACCCCCAAGAGATCAAG ATCTCGGTCAAAGTCCAGATCAAGGTCTAGGTCACTTTCTCGTGCAAAGACCAG cCACTCTACCTCGAGGAGTCCTCGTCGAGGTGACAGCTCGGAGAGAGACGACTGA